Sequence from the Chelonoidis abingdonii isolate Lonesome George chromosome 1, CheloAbing_2.0, whole genome shotgun sequence genome:
AGCAGGAGAGAATCCACATGGGGAACAAACAACATAAATGTGCTGAATGCGGGAAGAGATTTAGTCAGAACTCAGATCTGATTGTACATCAGAGAATCTACACAGGCGAGAAACTCTATGCTTGTACTGAGTATTGGAAGAGTTTTAGCTGCAGGTCAATGCTTATTaaacatcagaggatccacacaggacaGAGACCCTATAAGTGCCCTGAATGTAAGAAAAACTTCTCCTGGAGCTCAGACCTTATTCATCACCAGAGGATCCACATGGAGAAGAAACCCTATAAATGCACtaagtgtgggaaaagcttcagtcagaaaTCACAACTCATCCAGCACCAGAAAATGGTCAGTCCTGAGGGTCTgggttaacaaaggggacattcTTCTTACCATCCACTTGACATTTAAAGCATACTTAACGTTGTAGGAATTTAATTTATGCCACTTTACAATTTATCTccctttttccaattttttcctccttctctcttctttaAGCAAAACAAGCCCACAAATGTCCCTGactctctccctcttctcttttctttgctgcttctcaCTCTCCTTCACTGCATAAAACAAACCCATAAAGCTTTCAGAGGGACACTTTGCAGTTATATGCCTTCCTCATGTATCCTGCCTCTTGCACTCAGGATGCTTTTCACACTCCCTAATGCTGCTGCTCTATCCTCTGCTACCCAGCTAGTGACTGACCATTAGGGCTGTCAGCTGAGTAGGGAACGCTTCCTGTTTCAGATACAGATGACAT
This genomic interval carries:
- the LOC116824935 gene encoding uncharacterized protein LOC116824935, encoding MGEKPYKCTECGKSFLQNSKLSQHQGIHMGRKPYKSLECRKGFTLSSTLIHHQKIHRRERPYKCTECGKSFNKHSTFAWHQRIHTGEKPFRCLVHGKSFSRSSTLIQQERIHMGNKQHKCAECGKRFSQNSDLIVHQRIYTGEKLYACTEYWKSFSCRSMLIKHQRIHTGQRPYKCPECKKNFSWSSDLIHHQRIHMEKKPYKCTKCGKSFSQKSQLIQHQKMDFWFPNLM